A part of Paenibacillus donghaensis genomic DNA contains:
- a CDS encoding DUF4962 domain-containing protein, translating into MSEALFQPACGVLDVSYGPDEHTDIRENPPRFTWMPACLEDGMYELQISSTTEFEPECTLTYSRIPYNLFTPDKPLEPGTYYWRYTLIGENDIRSEWSKVRAFVVADKLPLTPLPSRAERYSAASTSHPRLWLQAEQLHSYREAVRQDPASTGWDDFLKHSVLPWTERALIPEPAPYPDNKRVAKLWRQMYMDCQEVFYAVRHLAIAGVVLEDEALIAKAREWLLHAASWNTEGTTSRDYNDECAFRIAGTLAWGYDWLHASLTEEERLKVRQALLRRTGQIAFHVIERSRIHQVPYDSHAIRSLSSVLVPCCISMLGEEEEVQEWFDYTLEYFSAMYTPWGGKDGGWAEGPMYWTTQMAFVIEALNLVRKYMGINFYERPFFRKTGDFPLYCFSPDTLRASFGDQSSLGDPVSLKTGFNIRQFAGLIGNGQYQWYYERTKELNPDTQMIFYNYGWWDFRFDEMVYRTDYPQVASEPPMAAEPLKWFQEVGWVAMHHRMEEPQEHIMMLAKSSRYGSVSHSHGDQNAFLLHAFGEPLAIESGHYVAFNSTMHRQWRRQTRSKNVILIDGKGQYAGTDKSKNMAAYGKVLKAHSTPGISYTQMDATEAYRENVPYIKRYVREIYFFDSAYFVITDHVDLERPGRLDWLFHTLYPMTLKDQTFKVNGKKAQMEGRFVYSSSGEMTLSQNNQFTDVYPKEWEGLPEHWHLTASTQEALSHRIVTLLLPQESGSRDYVSYFMDDQDHGVHVYFTNQGVTRRVEIPKAY; encoded by the coding sequence ATGTCAGAAGCTTTATTTCAACCCGCTTGCGGCGTTCTCGACGTGTCTTATGGGCCTGATGAACATACGGATATTAGAGAGAACCCGCCGCGTTTTACATGGATGCCTGCTTGTCTGGAAGACGGAATGTATGAGCTGCAGATCTCCTCAACCACCGAATTTGAGCCTGAATGCACACTGACCTACAGTCGAATTCCCTATAATCTGTTTACTCCGGATAAGCCACTGGAACCCGGCACGTATTATTGGCGCTACACTTTAATAGGGGAGAACGATATCCGTTCCGAGTGGAGCAAAGTAAGAGCTTTCGTGGTTGCGGATAAGCTGCCGTTAACGCCCCTGCCATCCCGAGCGGAACGGTATTCAGCCGCTTCCACCAGCCATCCGCGGCTTTGGCTCCAGGCGGAACAACTTCATTCCTACCGGGAAGCCGTCCGCCAAGACCCTGCCTCAACTGGCTGGGATGATTTCCTGAAGCATTCCGTACTTCCCTGGACAGAGCGTGCGCTTATTCCCGAGCCTGCGCCGTATCCGGATAATAAGCGTGTCGCCAAGCTATGGCGGCAGATGTATATGGACTGCCAGGAAGTTTTCTACGCCGTTCGGCATCTTGCCATAGCGGGGGTTGTGCTGGAGGACGAGGCGCTCATCGCCAAAGCCAGAGAATGGCTGCTTCATGCTGCAAGCTGGAACACGGAGGGTACCACCAGCCGAGATTACAATGACGAATGCGCCTTTCGTATAGCCGGAACGTTGGCATGGGGCTATGATTGGCTACACGCCTCTCTGACGGAAGAGGAGCGGCTGAAGGTACGGCAGGCTCTGCTGCGGAGAACCGGACAGATAGCCTTCCACGTCATCGAACGCTCCCGAATTCATCAAGTACCTTATGACAGCCATGCGATCCGTTCATTATCCTCCGTGCTCGTTCCCTGCTGCATTTCCATGTTGGGCGAGGAGGAGGAAGTTCAGGAATGGTTTGATTATACGCTGGAGTACTTCTCCGCCATGTATACCCCCTGGGGCGGCAAGGATGGCGGCTGGGCCGAAGGCCCTATGTATTGGACCACTCAGATGGCTTTCGTTATAGAGGCGCTCAATCTGGTTCGCAAATACATGGGAATCAACTTCTATGAGCGTCCCTTCTTCCGCAAAACCGGCGACTTTCCGCTCTATTGCTTCAGCCCCGATACCCTGAGAGCCAGCTTCGGGGATCAATCGTCGCTGGGAGATCCGGTCAGTCTCAAGACGGGCTTCAATATCCGCCAATTCGCCGGTTTAATCGGAAATGGACAGTACCAGTGGTATTATGAACGAACCAAGGAACTGAATCCCGATACCCAGATGATCTTCTATAATTACGGCTGGTGGGATTTCCGGTTCGATGAGATGGTTTACCGCACCGATTATCCGCAGGTCGCTTCAGAGCCACCGATGGCTGCGGAGCCTCTGAAGTGGTTTCAGGAGGTTGGCTGGGTCGCCATGCATCATCGGATGGAAGAACCGCAGGAGCATATCATGATGCTCGCCAAGAGCAGTCGTTACGGCTCCGTGAGCCATAGCCACGGGGATCAGAACGCCTTCCTGCTGCATGCGTTCGGCGAACCTCTGGCTATCGAAAGCGGCCATTACGTCGCATTCAACAGCACGATGCATAGGCAGTGGCGCAGGCAAACCCGCTCCAAGAACGTGATTCTTATTGACGGAAAGGGCCAATATGCCGGCACGGACAAGTCGAAGAACATGGCGGCCTACGGCAAGGTGCTGAAGGCGCATAGTACGCCCGGGATCAGCTACACGCAAATGGATGCAACGGAAGCCTACCGAGAGAATGTGCCCTATATCAAGCGGTATGTGCGGGAAATATACTTCTTTGACAGCGCTTATTTTGTCATCACGGATCATGTGGATCTGGAACGTCCCGGAAGACTGGATTGGCTGTTCCATACACTCTATCCCATGACGTTGAAGGACCAAACCTTCAAAGTGAATGGCAAAAAAGCTCAAATGGAGGGAAGGTTTGTCTACAGCTCCTCCGGAGAGATGACCCTTAGCCAAAACAATCAATTTACCGATGTATATCCGAAGGAATGGGAGGGGCTGCCCGAGCACTGGCACCTGACCGCCTCAACCCAAGAGGCCCTAAGCCATCGGATCGTTACTCTTCTTCTTCCACAGGAATCAGGAAGCCGGGATTACGTATCGTACTTTATGGACGATCAGGACCATGGAGTTCATGTTTACTTTACCAATCAGGGTGTTACCCGCCGGGTTGAGATTCCCAAAGCGTACTAG
- a CDS encoding extracellular solute-binding protein yields the protein MKKWIGVCLAALMAAAAVAGCSDKDKEGTAGEASNTPQKTKFSISMRTLAFNYVEKSPSLNKDKWVKKLEEMTNTDLNIVLVPHKEFEQKMVQMFATNDIPDVVQGSGGVNGKEMAGSVEAGVFMPLDDLLQQYGQNLLKKIPKEAWENVTYQGKIYAIPEFLSNPSRRATWIRKDLLDQTGLQVPKTVDQYMNVLRAFKKLGVENPYMGRQDFKYADAFFGAYDVFPYLTMFEEVNGQVQPKFMDNENMMKALQTYKTMYEEGLINKEFATINPTNYKNAILAGKAGMWTMNANEFLQWEQQLKSTTPSAKLEIIPSPVGPDGKGGSYLYGTVTRTYFIKEGTKNAADIVKFFDWMLSDEAESFFTFGIKDETYKEENGKIVYTSPKDSAAIDEERYRQSFLWLVQDTTYNKGVLNMTEEGRDLVKVYDTILAKEGRDGIQFDPRLDALVKNPDIAPNSDTAPPVLLTHIVKMVYGKESISDWPKAVEEWLSKGGKDVIKEATEKYRSKTGVTMPRR from the coding sequence ATGAAAAAATGGATTGGCGTCTGTCTGGCTGCCTTGATGGCCGCTGCAGCCGTTGCAGGTTGCTCAGACAAGGACAAAGAAGGTACTGCCGGGGAAGCGTCAAATACACCGCAGAAAACTAAATTCTCCATCTCGATGCGGACGCTGGCTTTTAACTATGTTGAGAAATCGCCCAGTCTGAATAAGGATAAATGGGTGAAAAAGCTGGAGGAGATGACGAATACCGATCTGAACATTGTTCTGGTTCCCCATAAGGAGTTCGAACAGAAAATGGTCCAGATGTTCGCCACTAACGATATTCCCGATGTCGTTCAAGGCTCGGGCGGCGTAAACGGCAAGGAAATGGCCGGTTCCGTTGAAGCAGGAGTGTTCATGCCCTTGGATGACCTGCTGCAGCAATACGGTCAGAACCTGTTGAAAAAAATCCCGAAGGAGGCCTGGGAAAACGTCACCTATCAAGGGAAAATCTACGCAATACCGGAGTTTCTGTCCAATCCGTCCCGTCGCGCGACTTGGATTCGCAAGGACCTGCTGGATCAAACCGGATTGCAGGTTCCAAAAACGGTCGATCAGTACATGAATGTGCTGCGGGCCTTCAAAAAGCTGGGCGTTGAGAACCCGTATATGGGCCGTCAGGATTTCAAGTATGCCGACGCTTTCTTTGGCGCTTATGATGTTTTTCCGTACCTGACCATGTTCGAGGAAGTCAACGGCCAGGTTCAGCCGAAGTTTATGGATAACGAAAATATGATGAAAGCGTTGCAGACCTACAAAACCATGTATGAAGAAGGTTTAATCAACAAGGAATTCGCAACCATCAACCCGACCAACTACAAGAATGCGATTCTTGCAGGCAAAGCGGGCATGTGGACGATGAATGCCAACGAGTTTCTGCAATGGGAGCAACAATTGAAGTCCACAACGCCATCCGCCAAGCTGGAGATTATTCCGTCGCCGGTTGGCCCTGACGGAAAAGGCGGCTCCTACTTGTACGGCACCGTTACGCGCACCTATTTTATCAAGGAAGGTACGAAGAATGCTGCGGATATCGTGAAATTCTTTGACTGGATGCTGAGCGATGAGGCGGAGAGCTTCTTTACCTTCGGGATCAAAGACGAAACCTATAAGGAAGAGAACGGCAAAATCGTATACACGTCTCCCAAGGATTCCGCTGCCATTGATGAGGAGCGCTACCGTCAGTCGTTCCTGTGGCTGGTGCAGGACACCACTTACAACAAGGGGGTCCTTAACATGACGGAAGAAGGCAGGGACCTGGTCAAAGTATATGATACGATTCTGGCTAAGGAAGGCCGTGACGGGATTCAGTTCGACCCGCGTCTTGACGCCCTAGTTAAGAATCCGGACATCGCTCCCAACTCGGACACGGCTCCTCCGGTGCTGTTGACGCACATTGTGAAGATGGTATATGGCAAGGAGTCCATCAGCGACTGGCCGAAGGCAGTGGAAGAGTGGCTTTCCAAGGGCGGCAAAGATGTCATCAAGGAAGCTACGGAGAAGTATAGAAGCAAAACGGGCGTCACCATGCCCCGCAGATAA
- a CDS encoding MFS transporter: protein MNARSRWLLISVGLGVLLNPLNSSMISVAIARLQHVYQLDYTDVSWVIFSFYIASAVAQPVMGKASDLFGRRKIFLIGLVVAFVTSLLAPLSPSFGWLIVYRVVQSIGTSMMVAVGMAIVRIHITEKQATALSVMSIFLSGAAAIGPFIGGVLIHWWDWQAIFLVNIPFVVASFLLAWRTIPKDNPPTSVARDMSIRKWFDLIDASGILLFTVGLVALLIGLLSAKSSGHVSFGHIFLGMIGLVLLAAFVRHELKTTSPFIPLRTFAKYPAMTWVNVEFMLVNVLFYSLFFGLPSYLQMVRNVSEFHTGILMLSLGLCSLVASPIAGRWIDKSGPRPALITSAILMTFGSVWLVTLNQNSPVISVCLALAAFGISNGLNNVGMQAALFISSPKEIIGVASGIFNTSRYLGTILSSLLISIVMGDKFSAEGLRVLGIILTVIALSLVFMSRRRRE, encoded by the coding sequence ATGAATGCTCGCAGTAGGTGGTTGTTGATTTCTGTTGGACTAGGGGTACTACTAAACCCATTAAATTCTTCAATGATTTCTGTTGCAATTGCAAGGCTGCAACATGTGTATCAGCTTGACTATACAGATGTTTCCTGGGTTATTTTTTCTTTCTACATAGCGAGTGCTGTGGCTCAACCTGTCATGGGAAAGGCCAGTGATTTATTCGGTCGTAGAAAGATATTTCTTATCGGGCTTGTTGTAGCCTTCGTTACATCATTACTAGCTCCACTATCACCAAGCTTTGGGTGGCTCATCGTGTACCGTGTTGTGCAATCCATCGGAACAAGCATGATGGTTGCGGTTGGAATGGCCATTGTTCGAATTCATATTACGGAGAAACAAGCGACTGCGCTGTCAGTTATGTCCATATTCCTGTCAGGAGCGGCAGCAATCGGACCCTTTATTGGCGGGGTCTTAATTCACTGGTGGGATTGGCAAGCTATCTTTTTGGTCAATATTCCGTTTGTGGTGGCGAGCTTTCTACTTGCTTGGAGGACTATACCTAAGGACAACCCGCCAACATCCGTTGCACGGGACATGTCCATTCGTAAATGGTTTGATTTGATTGATGCCTCAGGGATCCTGCTCTTCACCGTGGGTCTGGTTGCCCTACTCATTGGATTACTGTCAGCCAAATCCTCCGGGCATGTCTCATTTGGGCATATCTTTCTAGGGATGATAGGCCTCGTGCTACTTGCGGCATTCGTACGACATGAGTTAAAAACGACGTCACCCTTCATTCCTTTGCGCACATTCGCCAAATATCCTGCGATGACTTGGGTCAATGTCGAATTCATGCTCGTTAACGTACTTTTTTACTCGCTCTTTTTCGGTCTGCCGTCCTACTTGCAAATGGTACGTAATGTCAGTGAGTTCCATACAGGGATTCTGATGCTAAGCTTAGGCTTGTGCTCGCTCGTTGCTTCTCCAATAGCAGGACGATGGATCGATAAATCAGGACCTCGACCAGCATTGATCACATCCGCAATACTGATGACATTTGGGTCCGTGTGGCTCGTGACATTGAATCAGAATTCGCCAGTTATCAGTGTGTGTTTGGCATTAGCTGCATTCGGTATTAGCAACGGGTTGAACAATGTCGGTATGCAAGCGGCCTTGTTCATAAGTTCTCCAAAAGAAATAATTGGTGTAGCATCCGGAATATTTAATACATCAAGATACCTGGGAACCATTCTCTCTTCATTGTTGATAAGCATCGTAATGGGAGATAAGTTCAGTGCCGAGGGGTTGCGAGTGCTTGGGATTATTCTCACGGTAATAGCATTGTCCTTGGTATTCATGAGTCGACGGCGCCGGGAGTGA
- a CDS encoding LysR family transcriptional regulator: protein MELLQLQYFLVVARLEHVTEAARILHVTQSSLSKTIQRLEEDLGVPLFDRIGRKLRLNEFGSRFLHRAERALFELEQGKQELSDLSSPEQGTLELAVTAASTLPNILREFRKKRPNVQFHVQMLTTQEMVKLLHRGEVDYCLSSPAIEEEDIECQIVFVDPILVAVPKGHRLADRSSVSLTELRDEWFVGVKRGYGTRDLADSVCKSVGFVPKYVYEGDEPARLSSLVEAEIGIAFIPSTARDSREHIKYLQVENHELVREIALLWHRSRYISRAALEFREVVVEYFAVRSKQTN, encoded by the coding sequence TTGGAACTTCTTCAACTGCAATATTTTCTCGTAGTAGCTCGATTGGAGCATGTGACCGAAGCAGCACGAATTCTGCACGTTACCCAATCATCACTAAGCAAAACGATTCAACGCCTGGAAGAGGATCTAGGAGTCCCTCTATTCGATCGGATAGGGAGGAAACTACGGTTGAATGAGTTCGGAAGCAGATTCCTCCATAGGGCAGAAAGGGCTTTGTTTGAACTGGAACAGGGAAAGCAGGAGCTAAGTGATCTATCCTCCCCGGAACAAGGCACACTCGAATTGGCGGTGACTGCTGCAAGCACGTTGCCAAATATCCTTCGGGAGTTTCGGAAAAAGCGGCCCAATGTCCAATTTCATGTGCAAATGCTGACCACGCAGGAAATGGTTAAACTTCTTCACAGAGGAGAAGTCGATTACTGCTTGTCCTCACCTGCTATAGAAGAGGAGGATATTGAATGTCAAATTGTATTCGTTGACCCAATACTTGTAGCTGTTCCTAAAGGACATCGGCTGGCAGACCGAAGCAGCGTATCCTTGACAGAATTAAGAGATGAATGGTTTGTCGGTGTAAAGAGAGGCTACGGTACCCGCGATCTAGCGGACTCTGTATGCAAATCGGTTGGATTTGTACCTAAATATGTGTATGAGGGGGATGAACCCGCAAGGCTAAGCTCTCTTGTAGAAGCCGAAATTGGCATAGCCTTCATACCTAGCACGGCAAGGGATTCACGGGAACATATCAAATATCTCCAAGTAGAGAATCACGAATTGGTTCGGGAGATCGCTTTATTATGGCATAGGAGTCGGTACATTTCGCGGGCTGCTCTCGAATTTCGTGAGGTCGTTGTAGAATATTTTGCGGTGAGATCCAAACAGACAAATTAA
- a CDS encoding MFS transporter, translated as MKSLLRNQAALLLAVGGLFMLANVLAGTFLNVYLWKSHQDFAMIGWFTVAQQLAVGLSFWLGGKWVKEHNKMNALRLGIAVAGFFYLLVLWLGGQAVHYIWPLGLILGLSIGFYWLAFNIVFFEITEAENRDFFNGWMGLLGSLTGIVGPWISGWLISLLHGERGYRVVFIISLCIYGITAVLSFLLKKRKSEGTYLWLEPWRELRRAGSPWRPAAAALLFQGLREGVFSFLIGLLVYIAAREESKLGQFALLTSAVSLISYFAAGKWFKPKFRSAGMLAGSLLLVAVITPLLWKVSYGTLLIMGIGTSLCIPLYMLPMVSTSFDLMGLSAEAAGKRVELVVLRELSLMSGRLLGMFMFIAVLSVNDSPQVITLLMLLLGASPLGSWLVLRRLLRSGNYHPDQ; from the coding sequence ATGAAAAGCTTATTGCGCAATCAAGCGGCTCTGCTGCTTGCCGTGGGCGGGTTGTTTATGCTGGCGAATGTGCTGGCAGGCACTTTTCTGAACGTCTATCTGTGGAAAAGCCACCAAGATTTCGCCATGATCGGCTGGTTTACGGTCGCTCAGCAGCTGGCCGTTGGCCTCAGCTTCTGGCTGGGCGGCAAATGGGTGAAGGAACATAACAAGATGAACGCCCTACGGCTGGGAATCGCCGTTGCGGGCTTTTTTTATTTGCTGGTGCTGTGGCTGGGCGGACAAGCTGTGCATTATATCTGGCCGCTTGGGCTGATTCTGGGGCTTTCGATTGGCTTCTACTGGCTGGCGTTCAATATTGTGTTTTTCGAGATTACCGAAGCAGAGAACCGCGATTTCTTCAATGGCTGGATGGGGCTGCTTGGTTCACTTACCGGCATCGTCGGCCCATGGATCTCCGGATGGCTGATCTCCCTGTTGCACGGGGAACGCGGGTACCGCGTGGTATTTATAATCTCACTCTGTATATATGGCATTACAGCCGTCCTCAGCTTTCTGCTGAAGAAGCGTAAGAGCGAAGGTACGTACCTGTGGCTGGAGCCATGGAGAGAGCTGCGGCGTGCAGGGAGCCCATGGAGACCGGCAGCGGCTGCCCTGCTGTTTCAGGGTCTGCGCGAGGGCGTCTTTTCTTTTCTGATCGGCTTATTAGTGTACATAGCGGCCCGGGAGGAGAGTAAGCTGGGACAGTTTGCTCTCCTTACCTCGGCCGTATCTCTGATCAGCTACTTTGCCGCCGGCAAGTGGTTCAAGCCCAAATTCCGCTCAGCGGGCATGCTGGCAGGCAGCCTGCTGCTGGTGGCTGTGATTACGCCGCTCCTTTGGAAAGTCAGTTACGGGACGCTGCTGATCATGGGCATCGGGACCTCACTGTGTATTCCGCTGTACATGCTGCCCATGGTCTCGACCAGCTTTGACTTGATGGGTCTCTCTGCGGAAGCTGCCGGCAAACGGGTGGAGCTTGTCGTGCTGAGGGAGCTGAGCCTGATGAGCGGGCGGCTGCTCGGGATGTTCATGTTCATTGCCGTGCTGTCTGTGAACGACTCGCCGCAGGTCATCACGCTGCTGATGCTGCTGCTGGGTGCATCTCCGCTGGGCAGCTGGCTGGTCCTACGCCGTCTGCTGAGAAGCGGCAATTATCATCCTGATCAATAA
- a CDS encoding AraC family transcriptional regulator, with protein sequence MQFLHHALKDKQHWKAVKPSVAEQVVRYLSQHYRGPVSIERLAQQLNYSPQYISRKFKELTCYSPLDYVIKLRMHRAQELLLATNASLQEIAAYVGYSDVVYFNRIFKKSMGVAPGMFRAQSEAGQKDVSDHAIKRLNPSLVMKLIQRYHIDDNENHYQYTEDGEYDMRNHYKNMTTMLSLCVMLLLVACGTSQGGSQAAGSSQAPNVQQNNAVSPPSIQPNDGLPQQTKIVDTTFGEVEIPAQPQRVAAISYLGTVLALDVKPIAAEEFLMSSPYLEGMLDGVVEVGNSLEKLFELEPDLIITHITDQETYDKYKQIAPTVVMPYNAFESVEAEMDYFGTVLGKEEESRIWKEQFGKQVASAKQQVQEAVSENETISVMQEFDGLVYLFGSKSGRGGRIMYEQLGMNPPAVVPEELLQESFAEFSLELLPEYTGDYLVLTSESSLEQLQADPIWGILPPIKEGRVYLWNESSSWYRDPIAMLNQINDLADWLAAAAKANL encoded by the coding sequence ATGCAATTCCTCCATCACGCTTTAAAGGACAAGCAGCACTGGAAAGCAGTCAAGCCCTCAGTAGCGGAGCAGGTTGTGCGGTATTTGTCACAGCATTATCGCGGTCCGGTATCCATTGAGCGCCTGGCGCAGCAGCTTAATTACAGTCCCCAATATATTTCACGGAAATTCAAAGAGCTGACCTGCTACAGCCCACTTGACTATGTCATCAAACTGCGCATGCATAGAGCACAGGAGTTGCTGCTTGCTACCAATGCTTCTTTGCAGGAAATCGCTGCTTATGTTGGCTATAGTGACGTTGTATATTTCAACCGTATATTTAAAAAAAGCATGGGTGTTGCGCCTGGAATGTTTAGGGCACAATCAGAAGCCGGGCAAAAAGATGTTTCGGATCATGCTATAAAGAGGTTAAATCCGTCTCTTGTTATGAAACTTATCCAACGTTATCATATTGATGATAATGAAAATCATTATCAATATACGGAGGATGGAGAGTATGATATGCGTAATCATTACAAGAACATGACAACAATGCTTAGCTTATGTGTCATGCTGCTGCTTGTCGCATGCGGAACATCTCAAGGCGGATCACAAGCTGCGGGGAGCAGCCAGGCGCCAAATGTACAACAGAATAATGCGGTATCGCCTCCGTCCATTCAGCCGAATGACGGATTGCCGCAGCAAACCAAAATTGTCGATACGACATTTGGTGAAGTGGAGATTCCCGCTCAGCCGCAACGGGTTGCTGCTATTTCCTATTTGGGCACTGTGCTCGCACTTGATGTCAAGCCCATTGCCGCAGAGGAGTTTTTAATGTCAAGCCCTTACCTTGAAGGAATGCTTGACGGTGTGGTGGAAGTGGGCAACTCGCTGGAAAAGCTGTTTGAGCTGGAGCCTGATCTGATTATTACTCATATAACGGATCAAGAAACCTACGATAAGTATAAACAGATTGCTCCTACTGTTGTGATGCCGTACAATGCATTTGAATCCGTTGAAGCTGAAATGGACTATTTCGGAACGGTGCTTGGCAAGGAGGAAGAAAGCCGGATATGGAAGGAGCAATTCGGAAAGCAGGTAGCTAGCGCGAAGCAACAGGTACAGGAAGCTGTCTCAGAGAATGAAACCATATCCGTTATGCAAGAGTTTGATGGTCTTGTATATTTGTTTGGCAGTAAGTCCGGCAGAGGCGGACGGATTATGTACGAGCAGTTGGGGATGAATCCTCCTGCTGTAGTACCCGAAGAACTGCTTCAGGAATCCTTTGCTGAATTTTCGTTGGAGCTATTGCCGGAGTATACCGGCGATTATCTTGTGCTAACCTCCGAATCCTCATTGGAGCAGCTGCAGGCTGATCCAATCTGGGGAATTCTTCCCCCGATCAAGGAAGGACGCGTGTATTTGTGGAATGAATCGAGCTCCTGGTACCGTGATCCCATTGCAATGCTTAATCAAATCAATGATTTAGCCGATTGGCTGGCTGCTGCAGCAAAAGCTAATCTATAA
- the bshB2 gene encoding bacillithiol biosynthesis deacetylase BshB2, translating to MNTKQVVHERILVVFPHPDDEAFAAAGTLAMYIEGGAQVTYACLTLGEMGRNMGIPPFANRVTLPAIRKEELAASCLAIGIQDLRMLGFHDKMIEFEDQQLLDTLIMTLLKEVTPSLVITFYPGYSVHPDHDVTGAAVTRTVGRLPAAERPLVHCIAFASNHEQVIGKADVTVDVTAFLAKKMASIRAHRSQFQAAELVGNRDLTDEEIRNRFGTEQFWTYRFD from the coding sequence ATGAATACTAAACAAGTCGTACATGAACGCATCTTAGTTGTGTTTCCCCATCCCGACGACGAAGCGTTCGCTGCAGCAGGGACGTTGGCAATGTACATAGAAGGCGGTGCTCAAGTCACCTATGCTTGTCTGACATTAGGGGAAATGGGCCGCAACATGGGCATCCCGCCATTCGCCAACCGGGTCACCTTGCCAGCGATCCGCAAGGAGGAACTGGCAGCGTCTTGCCTTGCGATTGGCATTCAAGACTTAAGGATGCTCGGTTTCCATGATAAAATGATTGAATTCGAAGACCAGCAACTGCTGGACACTCTAATCATGACGCTGCTCAAGGAAGTGACCCCGTCGCTGGTCATCACCTTCTATCCAGGGTACAGTGTGCATCCCGATCACGATGTCACCGGAGCCGCCGTCACACGAACGGTTGGCCGGCTCCCCGCAGCAGAGCGGCCACTTGTGCACTGCATCGCATTCGCCAGCAATCATGAGCAGGTGATTGGGAAAGCAGACGTGACCGTTGATGTGACCGCATTCCTTGCGAAGAAAATGGCGTCGATTCGGGCACACCGTTCGCAATTCCAAGCGGCGGAGCTCGTGGGGAATCGGGATCTGACTGATGAAGAAATCCGGAACCGGTTCGGAACAGAACAGTTCTGGACCTACCGGTTCGATTAA